In Humulus lupulus chromosome 7, drHumLupu1.1, whole genome shotgun sequence, the following are encoded in one genomic region:
- the LOC133790059 gene encoding uncharacterized protein LOC133790059, which translates to MDTEISTSTRRVPPAHYLMKVQSYSLLSNSSNGKYDSSPFEAGGYKWRLSFYPNGDKRFNTNNDHISLYLTICETGVLPSEVNVIFILFVYNHMHDNYLTVQAMRRFHEMKKEWGFEQLESLKNFKDLSKGYLFNDSCAFGAEVFVINQTTLNSESLSVFKDEQISNPTYRWEIEEFSEMDKSHYCSQKFSSGGAKWYLSVYPKGRGNRNGKSFSMFLMLADGSAPSNSIYAEYRLRVIDQVNSKHRERSANNWFSRGRGNWDYVDFILLEDLYKSSNGYVVKDTLILEVDFLVISQTEISAKPEVEF; encoded by the exons ATGGACACTG AAATTTCAACATCTACAAGACGTGTTCCACCGGCTCACTATTTGATGAAAGTTCAGTCGTACAGCTTGCTATCAAACTCATCAAATGGAAAATACGATAGTTCTCCTTTCGAGGCTGGGGGCTACAAATG GAGATTGTCATTTTATCCAAATGGAGACAAAAGGTTCAATACTAACAACGACCACATATCTCTCTACTTGACAATATGTGAAACGGGTGTTCTTCCTAGTGAAGTAAATGTCATCTTCATATTGTTTGTGTATAATCATATGCACGATAATTACTTAACCGTCCAAG CTATGAGGCGTTTCCATGAGATGAAGAAGGAATGGGGTTTTGAACAACTAGAGTCACTCAAAAATTTCAAAGATTTATCCAAAGGATATCTGTTTAACGACTCTTGTGCATTTGGGGCTGAGGTTTTCGTCATAAATCAGACTACTCTCAACTCCGAATCTCTTTCTGTATTTAAAGATGAACAAATAAGTAATCCTACTTACCGTTGGGAGATTGAGGAGTTCTCCGAGATGGACAAATCTCATTACTGTTCTCAAAAGTTTAGTTCTGGAGGAGCAAAGTG GTATTTAAGTGTATATCCGAAAGGTCGTGGAAATAGAAACGGCAAATCATTTTCAATGTTTTTAATGTTAGCTGATGGTAGCGCTCCAAGCAACTCAATTTATGCTGAGTACCGTCTGCGAgtaattgaccaagtcaattcTAAACACAGAGAGCGTTCAG CCAATAATTGGTTTAGTCGTGGTAGAGGTAATTGGGATTACGTCGACTTTATATTACTAGAAGATCTTTATAAATCTTCGAATGGTTACGTTGTGAAGGATACTTTAATTCTGGAAGTTGACTTCTTGGTCATCTCACAAACTGAAATTTCTGCCAAACCCGAAGTTGAATTCTAG